A genome region from Hevea brasiliensis isolate MT/VB/25A 57/8 chromosome 7, ASM3005281v1, whole genome shotgun sequence includes the following:
- the LOC110650116 gene encoding uncharacterized protein LOC110650116, translated as MPKQRSSRKPTATQHELTSPLRRSKRILHQKPHDLNANNPKPSNNNGDNTQKASKELGKSDGRSSICAAPVLGLRRSPRFSKRVEGVSNIRRSLRLSLLGNTNAIQEKSDQDKLKKSSDNKSKKLRHSASNKSIDRVLNISTDNKALLLNKEKGEVHVGSCDEILHKNERRTQSCANVEVVIALEAAKGKIVLGRSKEPRVIGKRKRVEEGNYGSVKGWAKEQEVALQRAYFGVKPTPHFWKKVSKLVPGKTAQDCFEKIHSDHITPPQPLPRSRAKRMNSSPLGCFSLSAGKLLGSSELKVKRLSCHKQKSHIALKTARHLLQKHNRADQNYEADLFSILEPNVNLSRQDTQMKNAVSTPKHSQEKQGFLQKCHERSSSGQKKPLSRFRSSCETDLVSPPVLKQVKNKALHEKYIDQLHCREAKRKAACAHVGKENSGQVNIQKVDVVRAAKNALVSDARYAINKLQDLQTDAKGDSSDSDDDGVNSDDAEVDGL; from the exons ATGCCAAAACAGAGAAGCTCCAGAAAACCTACAGCCACACAACACGAGCTAACCAGTCCTCTCCGTCGATCTAAGAGAATTCTCCATCAAAAGCCCCATGATCTGAATGCTAACAACCCAAAACCCTCAAACAATAACGGAGATAACACGCAAAAAGCTTCAAAGGAACTGGGAAAATCCGATGGAAGGTCCTCAATTTGCGCGGCTCCCGTTCTTGGGTTGAGAAGATCTCCAAGGTTTAGTAAGAGGGTGGAAGGCGTTTCCAATATTAGGCGATCTTTGAGGCTTTCTTTGCTGGGAAACACTAATGCCATTCAAGAGAAGAGTGACCAAGACAAGTTGAAGAAGAGTAGTGATAATAAGTCGAAGAAACTCAGACATTCTGCTTCAAATAAATCAATCGATCGCGTTTTGAATATATCTACAGATAATAAGGCGCTTTTGTTAAATAAAGAAAAAGGGGAAGTGCATGTGGGTTCATGTGATGAGATTTTGCACAAAAACGAAAGGAGGACTCAGAGTTGTGCCAATGTTGAAGTGGTCATAGCACTTGAAGCAGCCAAAGGAAAAATTGTTCTTGGAAGAAGCAAAGAGCCTAGGGTTATTGGGAAGAGGAAGAGGGTAGAAGAAGGTAATTATGGAAGTGTTAAAGGGTGGGCAAAGGAGCAAGAAGTGGCATTGCAGAGAGCTTATTTTGGAGTCAAGCCCACTCCTCATTTCTGGAAGAAGGTTTCTAAACTG GTGCCTGGAAAGACCGCACAGGATTGCTTTGAGAAGATCCACTCAGACCATATAACTCCACCTCAACCTCTGCCTCGATCAAGGGCAAAGAGAATGAACTCATCACCTCTTGGATGTTTTTCACTTTCTGCAGGCAAATTGCTAGGCTCCTCTGAGCTGAAGGTTAAAAGGTTAAGTTGTCATAAACAGAAGAGTCATATTGCACTGAAAACTGCCAGACACTTGCTGCAAAAGCATAATCGCGCGGACCAGAATTATGAAGCAGACCTATTCTCCATCCTTGAGCCCAATGTGAATCTATCCAGACAAGATACTCAGATGAAAAACGCTGTTTCTACCCCAAAGCATTCACAAGAAAAACAGGGATTTCTGCAGAAGTGCCATGAGAGATCTTCTTCTGGTCAGAAAAAGCCCCTTTCTAGATTTAGAAGTTCATGTGAGACAGATCTTGTTAGTCCCCCGGTATTGAAGCAGGTGAAAAACAAGGCTTTGCATGAGAAATATATAGACCAGTTACATTGCAGAGAAGCTAAGAGAAAGGCAGCGTGTGCACACGTAGGAAAAGAGAATAGTGGGCAGGTCAACATTCAGAAAGTAGATGTGGTTAGAGCAGCAAAAAATGCCTTGGTTTCTGATGCAAGATATGCTATTAATAAGCTCCAAGATCTGCAAACTGATGCCAAGGGAGACTCTTCTGATTCTGACGATGATGGTGTCAACAGTGATGATGCTGAAGTTGATGGACTCTGA